In a single window of the Desulfovibrio mangrovi genome:
- the serS gene encoding serine--tRNA ligase, which yields MLDLKLIQRDPEIIINALNKRHSKIDVNEFLELDGRRRALLNEVETLKSQRNKASEEVAKIKRSGGDASERIAELGTLSDRIKTLDAETEEVVAKVNEWLISVPNMPHESVPEGADENDNVELHKWGTKPEFSFTPKEHWEIAEQLGGLDFERGSKLAGSRFTVLWGWAARLERALVNFFLDIQTREHGYTEMFPPAIVNSTTMTGTGQLPKFEEDLFKLNYKDFYLIPTAEVPLTNLLSGEQLSEAALPYAFTAQTQCFRSEAGSYGKDTKGLIRQHQFTKVEMVRLAHPDSSYEQLELMRQHAENMLQRLGLHYRVVTLCSGDMGFSSSKTYDIEVWLPGQDKYREISSCSNCTDFQARRANLRFKREGAKKPEYVHTLNGSGLPTGRTIVAILENYQQADGSIVIPEALRPYMGGIEVITPEMAAGK from the coding sequence ATGCTCGACCTCAAGCTTATCCAAAGAGATCCCGAGATCATCATCAATGCCCTGAATAAGCGGCATTCCAAGATAGACGTGAATGAATTCCTCGAACTGGACGGACGCCGCCGCGCCCTGCTCAACGAAGTGGAAACGCTGAAGAGCCAGCGCAACAAGGCTTCCGAAGAGGTCGCCAAGATCAAGCGCTCCGGAGGCGACGCCTCTGAACGCATCGCCGAACTGGGCACCCTCTCCGACCGCATCAAGACGCTGGACGCAGAGACCGAAGAGGTTGTGGCCAAAGTGAACGAATGGCTCATTTCCGTGCCCAACATGCCTCACGAATCCGTGCCCGAAGGCGCAGACGAAAACGACAACGTGGAGCTGCACAAGTGGGGCACCAAGCCTGAGTTTTCCTTCACTCCCAAGGAACACTGGGAAATTGCCGAACAGTTGGGCGGACTCGACTTCGAGCGCGGCTCCAAGCTGGCCGGCTCCCGCTTCACCGTGCTGTGGGGCTGGGCCGCACGCCTTGAGCGCGCATTGGTAAACTTCTTCCTCGATATCCAGACCCGCGAACACGGCTACACCGAAATGTTCCCGCCCGCCATCGTGAACAGCACCACCATGACCGGCACCGGACAGCTGCCCAAATTTGAGGAAGACCTGTTCAAACTGAACTACAAGGACTTCTACCTCATCCCCACTGCAGAAGTGCCGCTGACCAACCTGCTGAGCGGCGAACAGCTGAGTGAAGCCGCCCTGCCCTATGCCTTTACCGCGCAGACCCAGTGCTTCCGTTCCGAAGCGGGCAGTTACGGCAAGGACACCAAGGGCCTTATCCGCCAGCACCAGTTCACCAAGGTGGAAATGGTTCGTCTGGCGCACCCCGACAGCTCCTACGAACAGCTTGAACTCATGCGCCAGCATGCGGAAAACATGCTGCAGCGCCTTGGCCTGCACTACCGCGTGGTAACCCTGTGTTCCGGCGACATGGGCTTCTCGTCCTCCAAGACCTACGACATTGAAGTGTGGCTGCCCGGTCAGGACAAGTACCGCGAGATTTCCTCCTGCTCCAACTGCACCGACTTCCAGGCCCGCCGCGCCAACCTGCGCTTCAAGCGCGAAGGCGCCAAGAAGCCCGAATACGTGCACACCCTGAACGGCTCCGGCCTGCCCACGGGCCGCACTATCGTGGCCATTCTGGAAAACTACCAGCAGGCGGACGGCTCCATCGTCATCCCTGAGGCACTGCGCCCCTACATGGGCGGAATTGAAGTAATTACTCCCGAGATGGCGGCCGGCAAATAG
- a CDS encoding extracellular solute-binding protein, giving the protein MLKRFTPLLGAALILLSAIPSFAAELVVYSARGEHLIKPLFDAYTAKTGVEIKYVTDKEAVLLERLKSEGERTPADMLITVDAGNLWLAGEAGVIQPVQSPILEANIPVHLRDPQNRWYGLSLRARTIVYNTDKVKPADLSTYAALSGPEWKNRLVLRTSKKVYNQSLVASLIAEHGESEAEKIVSGWVANTPVAPFSNDTKAMEAVAAGIGDVTIVNTYYFGRLKNEKPETPLAIFWPDQQGAGVHVNVSGAGITTHAKHKEEAVKLLEWLSSEDAQKVFASLNMEFPANPAVPADPLVASWGSFKASTLNVAKYGEYQAQAIKLMDRVGYK; this is encoded by the coding sequence ATGCTCAAACGTTTCACGCCCCTTCTGGGTGCTGCCCTTATCCTGCTTTCCGCCATCCCCTCATTTGCCGCCGAATTGGTGGTATATTCCGCACGCGGCGAACATCTTATCAAGCCGCTCTTTGACGCCTACACCGCGAAGACGGGGGTTGAAATCAAGTATGTCACCGACAAGGAAGCTGTTCTGCTTGAGCGCCTGAAGTCCGAAGGCGAGCGTACCCCCGCAGACATGCTCATCACCGTTGATGCGGGCAATCTCTGGCTGGCAGGTGAAGCCGGGGTCATTCAGCCTGTCCAGTCTCCCATTCTGGAAGCCAACATTCCCGTGCATCTGCGCGATCCGCAGAACCGCTGGTATGGCCTTTCCCTGCGTGCCCGCACCATTGTTTACAATACCGACAAGGTAAAACCCGCAGATCTGAGCACCTATGCAGCTCTTTCCGGCCCTGAATGGAAGAACCGCCTTGTGCTGCGCACCTCCAAGAAAGTCTACAACCAGTCTCTGGTCGCCTCCCTGATTGCTGAGCACGGCGAATCCGAAGCCGAAAAGATTGTGAGCGGATGGGTTGCCAACACCCCTGTAGCCCCCTTCTCCAACGACACCAAGGCGATGGAAGCCGTTGCAGCCGGGATTGGCGACGTGACCATCGTGAACACCTATTACTTCGGCCGGCTGAAAAATGAAAAGCCGGAAACGCCCCTTGCCATTTTCTGGCCCGATCAGCAGGGCGCAGGCGTACACGTCAATGTTTCCGGTGCGGGCATCACAACGCACGCCAAGCACAAGGAAGAGGCCGTGAAGCTGCTCGAATGGCTCTCTTCCGAAGACGCTCAGAAGGTCTTTGCCTCCCTGAACATGGAGTTTCCCGCTAACCCTGCAGTACCGGCCGACCCGCTGGTAGCCTCCTGGGGCTCCTTCAAGGCCAGCACCCTGAACGTAGCCAAGTATGGCGAATATCAGGCGCAGGCCATCAAGCTCATGGACCGCGTCGGCTACAAGTAA
- a CDS encoding ABC transporter permease — MPVTSSAQSATGGLCPPAYTPAVHRISGWQSAALCLAALASVPLLVLLASFLTPEREIWHHLSEHVLTGLATNTLTLLLCVLPLTALLGVGLAWLTGACEYPGRNFFTWALTLPFAIPPYVFAFVYLGFFDFSGPVQTLLRTWFPSMEFIEVRNVFGVSAILSLAFYPYVYLLCRSAFLTQGRTAMEAARTLGLSPWKAFFKVSLPMARPWIAAGLMLVCMESLADFGAVAIFNYDTFTTAIYKAWFGLFSLKAASQLSSLLVLFVLIILTIEQHLRNRLRFTQAGRNSGKGHRMQLTGFAAWGAFCLSALVFTLAFALPCLQLAAWAWKAFSPEILRYAELAQNTLTLGLITALATTAASVMLAYARRTAPGRTMNWATRAATLGYAMPGTVLAVGVFIPAAWLDNTMLDMVAHLTGWELGPFIQGSLGLLITAYAIRFLAAGFGSADSAMQRITPSVIEAARTLGCHGTALLRRIYLPMTRTGLFTAAILVLVDVMKEMPVTLMMRPFGWDTLAVKIYEFTSEGEWEQAAIPALFLILAGLVPVILLTRKTESR; from the coding sequence ATGCCTGTTACCAGTTCCGCACAAAGTGCAACGGGGGGGCTTTGCCCCCCCGCTTACACACCTGCAGTCCACCGCATTTCCGGATGGCAAAGCGCAGCCTTATGCCTTGCGGCCCTTGCCTCCGTCCCTCTGCTTGTATTACTGGCTTCTTTCCTCACGCCGGAAAGGGAAATCTGGCACCACCTGAGCGAGCATGTTCTTACTGGTCTCGCAACCAACACACTGACGCTGCTACTGTGCGTACTCCCCCTTACCGCCCTGCTCGGTGTCGGGTTGGCATGGCTGACAGGGGCTTGCGAATATCCCGGTCGCAATTTTTTCACATGGGCACTGACGCTTCCCTTCGCCATACCGCCCTACGTATTTGCCTTTGTCTATCTGGGCTTCTTTGATTTTTCCGGTCCGGTCCAGACGCTGTTGCGCACATGGTTCCCCTCCATGGAGTTTATTGAAGTGCGCAACGTCTTCGGAGTCTCCGCCATTCTCTCGCTGGCCTTCTACCCTTACGTCTATCTTCTCTGCCGCAGCGCCTTTCTCACGCAAGGCAGAACCGCCATGGAAGCGGCCCGAACTCTGGGCTTATCGCCGTGGAAGGCCTTCTTCAAAGTATCGCTGCCCATGGCTCGCCCATGGATAGCCGCAGGGCTGATGCTGGTCTGCATGGAAAGCCTTGCCGACTTCGGCGCAGTGGCCATCTTCAACTATGACACGTTCACCACGGCCATCTACAAGGCATGGTTCGGCCTGTTCTCGCTCAAGGCCGCATCACAGCTGTCATCTCTGCTGGTATTGTTTGTACTGATTATACTGACGATTGAACAACACCTGCGCAACCGGCTGCGCTTCACCCAGGCAGGACGCAACTCCGGCAAAGGGCACCGCATGCAGCTTACCGGTTTCGCGGCATGGGGCGCATTCTGTCTTTCCGCTCTGGTGTTCACTCTGGCATTTGCCCTTCCCTGCCTGCAACTTGCGGCATGGGCATGGAAAGCATTCAGTCCCGAAATTCTGCGCTATGCCGAGCTGGCTCAGAATACGCTCACGCTAGGTCTGATAACGGCACTTGCCACCACCGCAGCCTCTGTCATGCTTGCCTATGCACGTCGCACTGCTCCCGGAAGAACCATGAACTGGGCCACCCGTGCTGCCACACTCGGCTATGCCATGCCGGGAACCGTGCTTGCCGTGGGCGTATTCATCCCCGCAGCATGGCTGGACAACACCATGCTTGATATGGTGGCCCACCTCACAGGATGGGAGTTGGGCCCATTCATACAAGGTTCGCTTGGCCTGCTCATTACAGCCTATGCCATCCGCTTTCTCGCTGCCGGATTCGGCTCTGCCGACAGCGCCATGCAGCGCATCACCCCCTCGGTTATCGAAGCGGCCCGCACGCTGGGTTGCCACGGAACCGCCCTGCTCAGACGGATATACCTGCCCATGACCCGCACAGGACTTTTCACCGCAGCCATTCTCGTGCTTGTTGACGTTATGAAGGAAATGCCCGTCACCCTCATGATGCGCCCCTTCGGCTGGGATACTCTGGCGGTCAAGATTTATGAATTCACTTCTGAGGGAGAATGGGAGCAGGCAGCTATTCCAGCCCTGTTCCTGATTCTGGCGGGCCTTGTTCCCGTCATCCTCCTCACGCGTAAAACGGAGTCTCGGTAA
- a CDS encoding ABC transporter ATP-binding protein yields MNTLLHVDGLVKHYGACLVVDNVSFRLDKGEIGCLLGPSGCGKTTLLRCIAGFESISSGSITLDGKTVSGPQFVAPEHRRIGMVFQDYALFPHLTAAENVAFGLTGMSKAAQQPIVRTMLETVGLADAGSRYPHELSGGQQQRVALARALAPEPSLLLMDEPFSNLDVALRESLSAEIRAILKQRGITALMVTHNQNEAYAMADKIGVIACGRMHQWDCPHGVYHRPATETVAGFVGEGTLIQGIGSGETLTCALGTFRLPLATKAGAVSILIRPEDIIHDDAAPMQAMILNQTFRGASILYTLQLHSGETVLAQVPSHHNHAVGQHIGIRAELEDIVVFPASASLNTDMECTAD; encoded by the coding sequence ATGAACACGCTTCTGCATGTAGACGGCCTCGTCAAACACTATGGCGCCTGTCTGGTGGTGGACAACGTATCCTTCCGGCTGGACAAGGGAGAGATCGGCTGTCTGCTCGGCCCCAGCGGCTGCGGCAAGACCACCCTGCTCCGTTGCATAGCAGGGTTTGAATCCATTTCCTCCGGCAGCATTACGCTGGACGGAAAAACTGTTTCCGGTCCGCAATTCGTTGCGCCAGAGCATCGCCGGATCGGCATGGTATTTCAGGATTACGCACTGTTTCCGCATCTGACAGCGGCAGAGAATGTGGCTTTCGGGCTTACCGGCATGAGCAAGGCGGCACAGCAGCCCATTGTCCGGACCATGCTGGAAACAGTGGGGCTGGCAGATGCCGGAAGCCGTTATCCCCATGAACTTTCCGGGGGACAGCAGCAGCGGGTGGCCCTTGCCCGTGCCCTTGCGCCGGAGCCGAGCCTGCTGCTCATGGACGAGCCGTTCTCCAATCTGGATGTGGCGTTGCGGGAATCCCTGTCAGCCGAGATTCGCGCCATTCTCAAGCAACGCGGCATTACCGCCCTGATGGTCACCCACAACCAGAACGAAGCCTATGCAATGGCCGACAAGATAGGGGTCATCGCCTGCGGACGCATGCACCAGTGGGACTGTCCGCATGGCGTATACCACAGACCCGCCACGGAAACCGTGGCTGGATTCGTGGGAGAGGGAACTCTCATACAGGGGATAGGGTCAGGCGAAACGCTTACATGCGCACTCGGCACCTTCCGTCTGCCGCTGGCAACCAAGGCCGGAGCCGTCTCCATACTCATACGCCCCGAGGACATCATCCATGATGATGCCGCCCCCATGCAGGCCATGATTCTCAACCAGACCTTCAGAGGCGCGAGCATACTCTACACTCTGCAACTTCATAGCGGAGAAACAGTGCTGGCGCAGGTTCCGAGTCACCACAACCATGCGGTGGGGCAGCACATAGGCATACGGGCGGAACTTGAGGACATTGTGGTCTTTCCGGCCAGTGCCAGCCTGAATACAGACATGGAGTGCACAGCCGACTGA
- a CDS encoding RsmB/NOP family class I SAM-dependent RNA methyltransferase, with the protein MKPNKKDALLPPARAVALECVNEILEHGQDLQGVLDARLRGVRISMPDAALCTELVYGYMRLKDRIGALLGRFLKDDSKLPNKCRIAMGLAAYEMLFLDRIPVYASVDWCVNYVKRQFSQGLGKLVNAVLRNLDRMGDEAHDMAVVTKGMPRARQLAVWYSCPEWIVEMWLDAYGEEQTLAYLTAGISSAPVGLRVNRAKPDADALVEELAGHSDCLKREGYSLLFPAGAAPVGMKSMLAEGQISRQSFASQEVLAVTEPQKWQGPVWDCCCGRGGKTIALLEASVPVRYASDTSRERLRGMREEMERLGMEPPFSLLRSATEPVAPEVWEEIGEVAFRTILADVPCSGLGTLSRRPDARYHRTPEGVRDLIATQAAILDNAFAHLMTGGRLIYITCTVNPDENERQIAAFLDRTEGVTLEREWHTPQDSPYMEFFYAAMLRRA; encoded by the coding sequence GTGAAGCCCAATAAAAAAGACGCTCTTCTCCCTCCGGCCCGCGCCGTTGCCCTTGAATGTGTAAACGAGATTCTGGAACACGGTCAGGATCTGCAGGGCGTGCTTGATGCCAGACTGCGGGGCGTACGTATCTCCATGCCGGATGCCGCCCTGTGCACGGAGCTGGTGTATGGCTACATGCGCCTGAAGGATCGCATTGGCGCGTTGCTGGGACGTTTCCTCAAGGATGATTCCAAGCTGCCGAACAAGTGCCGCATCGCAATGGGGCTTGCCGCATACGAGATGCTCTTTCTTGACCGCATTCCCGTCTACGCCTCCGTGGACTGGTGTGTGAATTATGTGAAGCGTCAGTTCTCGCAGGGGCTGGGCAAGCTGGTGAACGCGGTATTGCGTAATCTCGACCGTATGGGTGACGAAGCGCATGATATGGCCGTTGTGACCAAGGGTATGCCACGCGCGCGGCAGCTGGCGGTGTGGTATTCATGCCCCGAGTGGATTGTGGAAATGTGGCTGGATGCCTATGGCGAGGAGCAGACGCTTGCCTATCTGACCGCAGGCATTTCTTCCGCTCCGGTCGGGTTGCGCGTGAACCGCGCCAAGCCGGACGCCGATGCACTGGTCGAGGAACTGGCCGGGCATTCGGATTGTCTGAAGCGCGAAGGCTATTCGCTGCTCTTTCCTGCCGGAGCCGCGCCCGTGGGCATGAAGTCCATGCTCGCGGAAGGGCAGATATCACGTCAGTCCTTTGCCTCGCAGGAAGTGCTGGCCGTGACCGAGCCGCAGAAGTGGCAGGGTCCCGTCTGGGATTGTTGCTGCGGACGTGGCGGCAAAACCATCGCCTTGCTGGAAGCCAGCGTGCCTGTGCGTTATGCCAGTGACACCTCTCGTGAGCGTTTGCGCGGCATGCGTGAAGAGATGGAGCGCCTTGGCATGGAACCGCCTTTCTCCTTGCTGCGTTCCGCTACGGAACCGGTCGCTCCCGAAGTGTGGGAAGAGATTGGCGAGGTGGCGTTCCGTACCATTCTTGCCGATGTTCCCTGTTCCGGTCTGGGCACCCTTTCCCGCAGGCCGGATGCCCGCTATCACCGTACCCCTGAAGGGGTGCGCGACCTCATCGCCACACAGGCCGCCATTCTGGACAACGCCTTTGCGCATCTCATGACAGGGGGCAGGCTGATTTACATAACCTGCACGGTGAACCCCGATGAGAACGAACGCCAGATTGCGGCCTTCCTTGATCGTACCGAAGGCGTCACGCTGGAGCGCGAGTGGCATACTCCGCAGGATTCTCCCTACATGGAATTCTTCTACGCGGCGATGTTGCGTAGAGCGTAA
- a CDS encoding RHS repeat-associated core domain-containing protein gives MIDSDTGLVHLGYREYDPRIGRFIQPDPLGYAGGDVDVYGYCLDDPVNLVDPLGLEGAAVNEMRRSTDHTPTVVPGMPSLDCPAIRQSQYPEGVPGVEPRPGATKRIIGACVGGASGAAIGLGPGAAPAGCLGGIVKQGIEEFVNGVREQ, from the coding sequence CTGATCGACTCTGACACCGGCCTAGTTCATCTGGGCTACCGCGAATACGACCCGCGCATCGGCCGTTTCATCCAGCCAGACCCCCTCGGCTACGCTGGCGGCGATGTTGATGTCTACGGCTACTGCCTCGATGATCCGGTGAACTTGGTTGACCCGCTGGGGTTGGAGGGGGCGGCTGTAAACGAGATGCGTAGATCCACCGACCACACCCCTACTGTGGTGCCTGGAATGCCTTCACTTGATTGCCCGGCTATTCGTCAGTCTCAGTATCCTGAGGGGGTGCCGGGGGTAGAGCCGAGGCCGGGCGCTACCAAAAGGATTATTGGGGCATGTGTTGGAGGGGCATCTGGGGCTGCGATAGGGCTTGGCCCTGGAGCTGCTCCTGCTGGCTGTTTGGGAGGCATTGTCAAACAAGGAATAGAAGAGTTTGTCAACGGAGTAAGGGAACAATAA
- a CDS encoding RHS repeat domain-containing protein, with protein MARHSHPHSGGARTRMMTTEEWLRTEAFASKPRNAAMAAAMNPDVPMSTEEYLRAMFGEQEAGWKAANTVGPRGGAGRTMAGKQGGGRGTAAAGRAVAAADVRPSEERGAFDVSGMFADEWETQFDDNGLPVFADQTGYRVAGAKGSNGQADWFRELVPQGDDVGAAEGGSAVAEGAGSVNSGSVGMPQAGPDQMRDLTPDSLPREELRRFAVSPQGAAYGVAQGGTPSVALPAMRPVFAELFVQRDEEGRITRKVMSTSLGKDVRTYAYDAAGRLVASGVIVAKGEAVATSVGDRKVPRAAGVAAAGCQPFGQGLDVSYGQAAGATEIVTEVYAYGPAGERLASTRADVGETRYVYDEAGRMVQAGAVRFVYDQSGRLARRLTPAGETRYAYDAAGNLVAVALPDGRVVEYLLDAAGRRIAKSVNGVMLEKFAWRDAVTLESTSRPDGSGLCRFIYSQDSRMPVCMESGGLRLSLAFDKSGTPFAVANANGDLIQACKHDAFGNVVSMLTQDVRIPFGFGGGLFDADTGLVHLGCREYDPRIGRFIQPDPLGYVGGDVDVYGYCLDDPVNLVDPLGLEPGSEGVTPKPQSKSAIKAGVKKGLGIAAEEVIKKGIKKGIDEVGKSSGNESVENLKALGKACLSGPTWWQPVDWVANVLPGPVGGAVGGALGVPMCGAGMMQYAWRRNKGVSREQAVKDFE; from the coding sequence GTGGCGAGACATTCTCATCCACATTCCGGCGGAGCCCGTACCCGCATGATGACTACCGAGGAGTGGCTGCGGACAGAGGCATTTGCGTCCAAGCCCCGTAACGCCGCCATGGCGGCGGCCATGAATCCCGATGTGCCCATGAGCACGGAGGAGTACCTGCGGGCCATGTTCGGTGAACAGGAGGCAGGCTGGAAGGCGGCCAACACGGTAGGGCCGCGCGGCGGAGCCGGTCGCACTATGGCGGGGAAGCAAGGGGGCGGCAGGGGCACCGCTGCGGCGGGGCGTGCCGTCGCGGCAGCAGACGTGCGGCCTTCCGAGGAGCGGGGGGCGTTTGACGTGAGCGGCATGTTCGCGGACGAGTGGGAGACGCAGTTCGACGACAATGGCCTGCCCGTGTTTGCGGATCAAACGGGGTATCGCGTTGCGGGGGCGAAAGGTTCCAACGGTCAGGCAGACTGGTTCAGGGAACTTGTTCCGCAGGGGGATGATGTAGGAGCGGCAGAGGGAGGCAGTGCCGTAGCGGAGGGCGCAGGAAGCGTAAATTCGGGCAGCGTCGGCATGCCTCAGGCCGGACCGGACCAGATGCGCGATCTGACGCCGGACTCGTTGCCCCGCGAAGAGCTGCGACGCTTTGCGGTCAGTCCGCAGGGGGCCGCATATGGTGTCGCACAGGGGGGCACCCCCAGCGTGGCCCTGCCCGCCATGCGCCCGGTCTTTGCCGAACTCTTCGTGCAGCGCGATGAGGAAGGTCGCATCACCCGCAAGGTTATGAGCACTTCCTTGGGCAAGGACGTGCGCACCTATGCCTATGATGCAGCAGGGCGACTGGTCGCGAGCGGTGTCATTGTCGCCAAGGGGGAAGCTGTTGCCACTTCGGTAGGTGACCGGAAGGTGCCTCGTGCTGCCGGAGTTGCGGCGGCAGGGTGTCAGCCGTTCGGGCAGGGCTTGGATGTGTCGTATGGTCAGGCTGCGGGCGCAACCGAAATCGTGACCGAGGTGTATGCCTATGGTCCCGCAGGCGAGCGTCTGGCTTCGACCCGCGCTGACGTTGGCGAGACTCGTTATGTCTATGACGAGGCTGGCCGGATGGTGCAGGCCGGTGCCGTGCGCTTCGTGTATGATCAGTCCGGCAGGCTGGCCCGCCGCCTGACCCCCGCCGGAGAAACCCGCTACGCCTATGACGCCGCCGGCAACCTCGTCGCCGTGGCCCTGCCCGATGGCCGCGTGGTCGAATATCTGCTTGATGCCGCAGGCAGGCGCATCGCCAAGTCCGTGAACGGCGTCATGCTGGAAAAGTTCGCGTGGCGCGACGCCGTAACGCTGGAAAGTACCTCCCGCCCCGACGGTTCCGGCCTCTGCCGGTTTATCTATTCACAGGACTCACGCATGCCCGTCTGCATGGAAAGCGGCGGCCTGCGCCTCTCCCTCGCCTTTGACAAGTCGGGCACCCCCTTTGCGGTTGCCAACGCAAACGGCGATTTGATACAGGCTTGCAAACATGATGCATTCGGTAATGTTGTCAGTATGCTGACGCAGGATGTCCGCATCCCCTTCGGCTTCGGCGGCGGTTTGTTTGATGCTGACACCGGCCTTGTTCATCTGGGCTGCCGCGAATACGACCCGCGCATCGGCCGCTTCATCCAGCCAGACCCCCTCGGCTACGTTGGCGGCGATGTTGATGTCTACGGCTACTGCCTCGATGATCCGGTGAATCTGGTGGACCCGCTGGGGTTGGAGCCGGGAAGCGAAGGCGTAACTCCAAAGCCCCAATCAAAATCAGCTATTAAAGCTGGTGTTAAGAAGGGGCTTGGAATTGCAGCCGAGGAGGTTATAAAAAAGGGGATAAAGAAAGGCATAGATGAGGTTGGAAAGAGTAGTGGTAATGAGAGTGTTGAGAACCTAAAAGCCCTTGGTAAAGCTTGCCTGAGCGGTCCAACTTGGTGGCAGCCTGTGGATTGGGTGGCAAACGTGCTCCCGGGACCAGTTGGAGGGGCAGTTGGAGGCGCTTTAGGAGTTCCAATGTGTGGGGCAGGTATGATGCAGTATGCTTGGCGACGTAATAAGGGTGTATCTCGAGAGCAGGCTGTAAAGGATTTTGAATAG
- a CDS encoding TraR/DksA family transcriptional regulator has translation MTDSQRREIECHLEDTLVALRLQDSSCAGLDMSCADENEFASRLSELRMNVALQARIRKQIREVEEALRRLDVADFGICLECGDDIPVQRLKANPTTTLCVHCQQEQDRVPCCAGVRNGTLGLSA, from the coding sequence ATGACCGACAGTCAGCGCCGTGAGATAGAATGCCATCTGGAAGATACGCTTGTTGCCTTGCGTTTGCAGGATAGTTCCTGTGCCGGTCTGGATATGTCTTGTGCCGATGAAAACGAGTTTGCTTCCCGCCTGAGCGAACTGCGTATGAATGTGGCCCTGCAGGCTCGAATCCGCAAACAGATCAGGGAGGTGGAAGAGGCTTTGCGCCGTTTGGACGTTGCCGACTTCGGTATCTGCCTTGAGTGCGGCGATGATATTCCCGTGCAGCGCCTCAAGGCCAACCCCACCACGACCTTGTGCGTGCATTGCCAGCAAGAACAGGACCGAGTGCCCTGTTGTGCGGGCGTGCGGAACGGGACGTTGGGCCTGAGCGCATAG